Within the Quadrisphaera sp. RL12-1S genome, the region GCGCGAGGACGGGCCGCGGGAGGCGGAGCGGGCAGCCCGAGCTCGCGTGCCAGAGTTGGTCCCGTGAGCAGCGCTGTCCGCCAGGCCGACCGGTTGCGCACGGTGCGCTACGACATCCGGGGGCCGCTGCTGCGCCGCGCCCGTGAGATCGAGGCCGCCGGACACGAGGTCATCAAGCTGAACATCGGCAACCCCGCCGCGTGGGGGCTGCACGCCCCGGACGGCGTCGTCCGAGGTCTGGTCGAGCACATCAACGACGCCGAGGGCTACAGCGACGCCCGCGGCATCCTGACCGCCCGCGAGGCGGTGTCCGACTACTACACCGGGCGCGGCGTGATCGGCGTCGGGCCGGACCACGTGATGCTCGGCAACGGGGTCTCCGAGCTCATCGTCATGACGCTCCAGGCCCTGCTCGACCCGGGCGACCAGGTGCTGGTCCCCTCCCCCGACTACCCCCTGTGGACGGGCGCGGTGCGCCTGTCCGGCGGCACGGCCGTGCACTACCGCTGCGACGAGGAGGACGGCTGGCAGCCCGACGTCGCCGACGTCGCGGCCAAGGTCACCCCGGCCACCAAGGCGCTGGTGCTCATCAACCCGAACAACCCGACGGGCGCGGTGTACTCGCGCGAGACCCTGCTGGCCCTGCTCGACGTGGCGCGCCAGCACGGCCTGCTGGTGCTCGCCGACGAGATCTACGACCACATCCTGTTCGCCGGCGACGACGGGACCGTCGTGCACGAGCACGCCGCGGCGCTGGCGCCCGACCTCGTGGTGCTCACCCTGTGCGGGCTGTCCAAGAACCACCGCGCGGCGGGCTTCCGGTCGGCCTGGCTGGCGATCAGCGGCCCCCGCGAGCGCGCCTCCGACTACCTCGACGGCCTCGAGCTGCTGGCCAACATGCGCATGTGCCCCAACGTGCCAGCGCAGCACGCGGTGGCCTCGGCGCTGGCCGACCGCGCGAGCATCGACCCGCTGCTGGCGCCCGGGGGCCGGCTGCGCGAGCAGCGCGACCACGCGCTGCGCCGCCTGCGCGCCATCCCGGGCGTCTCGTGCGTGGAGCCCCGCGGGGCGCTGTACCTCTTCGCGAAGCTGGACCGCGAGGTCTACCCCGTCGACGACGACGAGGCGCTGGTCATGGACCTGCTGAACGCCGAGCACCTGCTCGTCACGCACGGCACGGGGTTCAACCTGCCCACGCCCGACCACCTGCGGATGGTGTTCCTGGCACCCGTCGACGTGCTGGACGACGCCGCCGACCGGCTCGAGAGGTTCCTCGCCGGCCGGCGGCGCTGAGCGCGGCGTGCTCAGTCGTCGGAGACGGTGACCGTCACCTCGATGTTGCCGCGGGTGGCGTTGGAGTAGGGGCACACCTGGTGGGCGGCGTCGGCCAGCTCCTGGGCCTGGACGTGGTCGAGCTCGGGGATGGTGACCTCGAGGTGCACGGCCAGGCCGTAGCCGCCGCCCTCGACGGGACCGAGGCTGACCTGGGCGCCGACGCTGCTGCCCTCCACGGACACCTTGCGCTGACGGGCCTGGCCGAGCAGCGCGGAGTGGAAGCACGCGGCGTACCCGGCGGCGAACAGCTGCTCGGGGTTGGTGCCCTCGCCGGAGCCGCCCGCCTCCTTCGGGGGCGCGAGCTGCAGGTCGAGCGTGCCGTCGCTGGTGCGGACCTGGCCGGAGCGGCCGGAGCCGGTGCTCAGCGCCTCAGCGGTGTAGATGGTCTTCTCGAGCTGGGTGGTCATGGGGTTCCTCCTGGGTGGCGGGTGGTGGACGGGCGTTCGGGCAGGGGGATCTGCCGCTCGAGCACGCGACGGACCGCCGCGGTGCCGATGGCGAGGTGCCGCAGCTCGGTGTCGCTCAGCTGCGCGGTGACCTCCGCGCTCCGGGCCTGGAAGCTGCGGGCCATGCCGTCGGCCCACTCCAGCGTGCGCGGGGTGGGGTCGAGCCGCACCACGCGGCGGTCGTCGGGGTCCGGGCGGCGCTGCAGGTAGCCGGCCTCGACGAGCCTGTCGACGACACCGGAGACGGTCGGCGCGGACAGCCCCAGCCGGGTGCACAGCGCGCCACCGGTGGAGGCGCCGTCGGCGAGCACCACGAGCAGGCACTTGAGCTGGACGATGGTCAGCGGCAGGGTCAGCAGGTCGTCCAGGACCGACCTCAGGGCCAGGTGCTGGACGGCCTCCTGCTCCGCCAGCACCCGCGCCTCGAGGGCGACGCGCTCGGGCGCAGCGGCGGCCGTGCGACCGCTGCCGCTGTCGTCGTCCTGGGTGCCGCTCACGGCAGGTCAGGCGGCGGTGGGACCGGCGAGGACGGCGCGCGCCCGGTCGCCCAGGCCGGCGTCGGTGACGACGTCGTAGGAGCCGGCCGCCAGGCCCCGCACCGAGCTGAAGTCGCGCTGTCCGCCGGTGGCGAGGTGGCCGAAGAACCCGAAGACGGCACCCCAGAAGGCACCGATCACCAGGCCGACCAGGAGCAGCGTGAAGAAGCCGCCCACGGCGAACAGGCCCATGAGCAGGCCGATGAAGAGGCCGAACCAGGCTCCGCTGGCCGCACCGAGACCCGTCGCGCGCGCCTTGGTGAGGCGACCCGTGACCTGCTCGACGATCGTCACGTCGCGACCGACGATGCGCACCGAGCCGACGGGGAATCCGGCGTCGGACAGGGCGTCGACGGCGTGCTGCGCCTCGACGTACTCGCGGTAGCGACCGACCAGCTGCTCGGACCCGTCGTTCGCGGCGGGGACCAGCGGGGTGTCGGTGGTCTGCGTCATGCTTCCTCCTCGTCGGGACCGCACGCCCGAGGATCGGGTCGTGCGGTGGGTCACTGTTCGCCTTGCACTAACAGTCATACCCGGACGAACGACTTCCAAACGCCCCGCGCTCATCTGCCAGGAGGTCCTCGGTGCCCACCCAGGCCGTCGTCGACGAGCCCTCGGACCACGACGCGACAGCTGTCGGTGCGGTGCACCTGCGCTCCTGGCACGAGACCTACGACCACGCGCCGGGCCTCGACGCCGCCTGGGTGGACGAGCACGTCGGCCCCATGGCCTCACCCGCCGCCGACGAGTTCCGGCGCGCCGTCTTCGCGGCGCAGCGCGCCGACCCGTCGCGCACCCTGTACCGCGTGGCCCGGGCGGGCGGCGAGGTGGTCGGCTTCGTGCACGCCTCCGTCCAGCAGCACCAGGACGACGACGACGAGGTGCGCCTCGAGGGGCTGTACCTGCTGTGCTCCGAGCACGGGACCGGCCTGGCCGACCGGATGCTCGGCGAGGCGCTGGCCTGGGCCGGGGCTCGTGCGGTGGTGCTGGAGGCGTCACCGCTGAGCGTGCGCTCCGTCCCGTTCTACCGACGGCACGGCTTCGAGCCGACCGGCGAGACGGGCCTGTTCCGGGACCGCGTGCCCACCGTGTCTCTGCGCCGCGCCGCCCCTGACCGCGGTCGGCCGCGGACCTGACCGCGGTCACCTGCGGACGTCCCGCCCCAGGACCACCTCCCCGCCGGACCTGACCGCGGTCACCTGCGGACGTCCCGCCCCAGGACCACCCCGCCGGAACTGACCACGGTCACCTCTGCAACTGACCTCGGTCACCTGCAGACCGGGAAGGAGGCAGAGCCCCACCCCGGGCCGCGGGGCGGGGACGCCGTCAGCCGCCGAACGGACCCCGGATCCGCAGGCCGGCGAGGTTGAACTCCTCGGCCTGCCGCTCGGCGAGCTCGCGCGGCGTGCGGCCACCCGGCGGCGGGAACCGCTTCGGCCCGAGCGCGAGCCACCCCGCGAACCTGCCGACGGCCGCCAGCACGCTCCCCACCCGCCTCATGATCGGACGGTACGCCGCCGCGTCGGCGATCACCAGCACCTCCGGAGTGCCGACGGGCCTGTCGCGTGCGACCGTCATGGTGTGCCGATCACCACCACGGGCTTCAGCCACGTCCGCCTCACCGTCCGCGACATCGCCGTCTCCCGGCGGTTCTACGACGCGGTCTTCGGCTGGGAGGTGGCCTTCGAGGTCCCCGCCGACGCCGACCAGGCCACCCGCGACCAGCTGTGGTTCGTCTTCGACGGCGTCATCTACAGCACCCCGGGCGGGCTGCTCGGGCTGCGGCCCGTCGCACCCGGCGACGACTCCTTCAGCGAGGACCGCGTGGGCTTGGACCACCTGTCCTTCGCCGTCGCCTCGAGGGCCGACCTTGACGACGCCGTCGCCGTCCTCGACGCCGCCGGCGTCGCGCACGGCGGGGTGAAGGACGCCGGTGCCATGCACCTGCTGGAGTTCCGCGACCCCGACGGGATCGCCCTGGAGCTCGTCGCGACGAAGGGCTGAGGCCCTACCCTCCGGGCATGATCCCGCTCGACCACGTGCTGGCCTTCGTCGTCGCCTCGGTGCTGCTGGTCGTCATCCCCGGTCCGAGCGTCCTCTTCGTGCTCGGGCGGTCGATCGCGCACGGACGCCGCGCCGGGGTGCTGAGCGTGCTCGGCAACGCCCTCGGCACGGTGCCGGCGGTGCTCGCGGTGGCGTTCGGGGTGGGCGCGGTGGTGGCGGCGTCGGTGGTCGCGTTCACGGTGCTGAAGCTGGCCGGTGCGGCTTACCTGGTGTGGCTGGGCGTGCAGGCGGTCCGCCACCGGCACGACCACGCCCGCGTCGAGGCCCCGAGGCCGGCGACCACGGCCCAGCTGCTCCGGCAGGGCTTCGTGGTGGGGGCCACCAACCCGAAGACCATCGCGTTCTTCGTGGCGGTGCTGCCGCAGTTCGTGGCGGTGGACGCCGGCCCGGTGTGGGCGCAGCTGCTCGTCCTCGGCGTGGTGTTCCAGGTCGTGGCGGTGGTCTCCGACAGCGCGTGGGCGCTGGCGGCGGGCACGGCCCGGGCGTGGTTCGCGCGCTCCCCGCAGCGGATGTCCACGCTGTCCGGTACGGGCGGCGTCATGATGATCGGCCTGGGCGGCACTCTGGCCCTGTCGGGCTCCAAGCACTGACGTGCAGGCCGTGTGCGGGCCTGGTCTGGGGTGTGCGCAGGCCGCTGACCTGTGACGACGTCGCTGCCACGGTGGTCGGGTGCTGCTGCTGCGCGCCGTCGTCGTCCTGCTGGTCTGCGGGGTGCTCGTCCCTGGATCGCTCAGGGCCTGCGCTCCCGCGCCTGACGGACTCCCAGCCCCCATGGCCGTCAGGACGACGATGACCGCGCCCGTCCTGCGGGTGCCCGTGGGGCTGCTCGCGCCGTCGCCCGGTGAGGCGCTGCGCCTGCTGGTCGTCGAGGTGGCCGCCCCGTGACACGACAGAAGGCGGCGGGCCAGGCCTACGGTGCTCAGGTGGACGGGCAGCCCGTAACCAGCGACGACGCGCTGCGGGCGACGGTCCGGCGGCTGCTGCCCGGTACCACCGCCAGTGACGCCGGCGCCGCGGAGGTGGTGCGCGGGGAGTTCCACGACGTCGTCCTGCTGCCCGGCCGGGCGGCCGTCAAGGTGGCCCGGGGGCTGGCGGCCCAGCACCTGGAGCGGCGGACCGCCCTGCTCCACGCCCTGAGCGGCGCCGGGCTGCCGTTCGGCGTCCCGCGGCCGCTGAGCGAGGTGGTCCGGACGGGTCCGGCCACCGCCGCGGTGGCGCTCTCCTGGGTCCCCGGCGACGTGGCGCCCGCCGGGTCGGGAGGTCCGGCGCGGGTCGAGCAGCTGCAGCGGCTGCTGCGGGCGCTGGCGGAGGTCGACGTGTCACCGGCTGGCCCGGTCGGGCGCCACCTCGACGTGCCCCACGCCTACGCCGGCCGCGAGCGCTGGGCCGAGCGGATGGAGCAGGTGGTGGCGCTGCTCCCCGAGGACCTGCGGGCGGACGGCGCCGCACGCCTGCGCGCCGCGCGGGACCTGCCGCCGGTGGCGCCCGGCCTCGTCCACGGCGACCTCGCCGGCCACAACCTGCGCTGGCGAGCCGACGGGACGCTGGCCGGCGTCATCGACTGGGACCTGGCCGCCGCGTGGGACCCCGCTGTCGACGTGGGCTGCCTGGTCTGGTTCGGCTGGGACACCGTCGACGCGGTGTGCACCAGCCTGGGCGGCGCGTGGCCGGCGGCGGCCGCGCGGGCTCGGACGTGGTGCGCCACGTTCCGCCTGGAGGGCGTGGCGGCGCTGCTGGACGACGACGCCCCCGCCGACGTCGTGGCCGAGCGGCTCGGGCGTCTGGTGGCCGCGCTGCGGAGCGAGCGCGGCACCTGAGCCCGGGATGTGAGTGCGGCGCCTGAGCTCGGCCGGCGCGGCAAACCGGTGGCGCGGTGGGCGGGCGGTGCGCGACGGTCGTCGTCGTCCTCGTCGACCGAGGACGGCGCGGCACCACCGAGGAGGCGACCGTGGCGAGGAGCGCGACCGGACCCGCCGTGGACGAGGGGCGGTTGGCCGCCGTCGTCCGCAGCCGCTGGGGGCTGCCCGGGGCGCGGGTGCTGCCGCTGGGCGGCGGGATGAACTCGCGGACGTGGGTGGTGGAGGTGACCGCCGTGTGCGGGCGGGTGGGCAGGTGGGTGGCCAAGCAGGTCACCCCGGACCAGCACGACCCCTTCGTGCGTGGCCTGCGGGCGGCCGCGCTGGTGGACGGCGCCGGGGTGCGGACGGGCCCGCCCCGGCCGACCGAGGGCGGCGCTGACCACGCGGACCTGCCCGGCGGTCCGCTGGCGCTGCTGCGCTGGGTGGACGGCGCGCCGCTGGAGGTCGACGACGACGATGCGCCGGCCCTCATGGGCTCGACCCTGGGTGCTGCGCACCGAGTGCTGCGTGGCGAGGGCGACGCATCGGCGGCGGGCTTCCCGCCGTGGCCGGACCTTCTCGGGGAGCACCTCGACGTGGAGCCCTGGGTGCGCCCGGCCGTGACCGGGGCGCTGGGCGCCTACCGGGCCCTGCTTGCCGACGACGGCGATACGGGCCCGCTGGAGGTGGGGCTCCTGCACGCCGACCCCGCGCCCGACGCCTTCCTGCGGCCCGCCGTCCCGGGCGGCGGGACGTGCGGGCTCATCGACTGGTCGAGCGCGGAGCACGGGCCGCTGCTCTACGACGTCGCCTCGGCCGTCATGTACGTCGGTGGTCTCGAGCGCGGGCGGTCGCTGGTGGAGGCCTACGCCGCGGCGACGGCGCCGGGGTCGGACGCCGCGCTGCTGCTCCCTCGCGTGGAGGTGCTGCTGCAGCTGCGCCAGGCGGTCCAGGCGGCGTACTTCGCGCGGCGCCTGGCGGTGGACGACCGCACCGGGATCGACGGGCCCGAGGGCAACCTCGAGGGCCTGCACCACGCGCGGGACTACTTCGCCGACCTCGCCTGAGGTCCCCGGCGCGGCGGGTGTCGGGCGCCCGGCCGTGTGCGTCACGATCAGCGACGTGGCACTGCCCACCCGCACCGCCAGCGCTGACGCCGGCGGACCCGCTCCGACGCAGCGCCCCGCCCCGTGGGTGCGCTGGGCGGTGCTCGGCGTGCTCCTCGCGACCGTCGTCCAGCTGGCGGTGGGCGCGACCAGCGACCTGCCGCAGTTCGCCGGCAAGGGGTTCGGAGCGCGGCTGGCCGCCTACCCGGTGCTCATGCTGCTCGTGCCGCTGGTGGCGGTGGTGCGGCGCGCGCGGCGCAACCACCGGCACCTCCCGTCGGGTCCGCTGCCGTGGACGGCGACGCTGCTGGTGGCGGTGCCGTTCCTCGTCGACGTCACGGGCAACACCCTCGACCTCTACGACGCCGTCGTCTGGTGGGACGACGCCAACCACCTCGTGAACTGGGCGCTGCTGTCCGGCGGTGCCGGCCTGCTGCTGCGCAGCGGCGGGGTGGGTCCGCGCTGGGCGCTGGCGCTCTGCACGGCCGGGGTGGGCGCGCTGCTGGCCGTCGCGTGGGAGCTCGGGGAGTGGGCCACCTTCATCAGGTTCGGGGAGGTGGACGGCGGGCTCGCCGCCGCGTACGGCGACACCCTGGGCGACCTGGCCCTGGGCTGCCTGGGCGCTGCAGCGGCCGGCGTCGTCGTCGCCCGGCGGACCACGCAGCTGTCGCGCCGTCGCCGCAGCTGACGCCCCTTGGCCGCAGCTCCCGCCCCATCGGACGAGCTCCCGCCCCATCGGACGAGCTCCCGCCCCATCGGACGAGCTCCCGCCCCATCCGCAGGGCTGATGGGGCGGGAACTCGCACGATGGGGCGCCTTCTGCTCCGCGAGGGCCTCCCCAGAGGAGGACGTTGCTCACCTCGCCGGGCGCGAGGAGCATCGCGCGCGTGTTCCTGACGATGCGCAGGATCAGGACCACGCCCGGGCCGGCGCGCGAGGTCACCCGCCTCATCGAGTCGGAGCACGTGCCGCTGGTGGAGCAGGTCGAGGGCTACGTGTCCTACCCGCTGGTCGACCTCGGCGCTGCAGCGGCCGGCGTCGTCGTCGCCCGGCGAGCCGCGACGGCCACACCCCATCGCGGGAGCTGACGCCCCTTCGGCACCCGGCGGAACGGGAGCGGGGTCAGGCGGCGGCGGTGATGGAGGCCTGCCAGTCCTCGTGGAGCCGCGCGAAGCGCCCGCCGGCGGCCACCAGCTCGGCCGGGGAGCCGTCCTCCACCACGCGGCCGCCCTCCACCACGAGCACGCGGTCGGCGGTCATCACGGTGGAGAGGCGGTGGGCGACCACCACGGCCGTGCGGTCGGCGAGCAGCCGCTCGAGCGCCTCCTGCACGTGCTGCTCCCCCGGCACGTCGAGGGAGCTGGTGGCCTCGTCGAGCACGAGCACCGCGGGGTCGGCGAGGAAGGCCCGGGCGAAGCTCACCAGCTGGCGCTGACCGGCGGAGAGCCGCACGCCGCGGCTGTCCACGGGGGTGTCGTAGCCGGCGGGGAAGGTCGTGACGAGGTCGTGCACGCCGACCGCGCGCCCGGCCGCCTCGACCTCCGCGCGCGTGGCGCCCGGGCGCCCGACGGCGATGTTGTCCGCCACCGACCCCGAGAACAGGTACGCCTCCTGGGTCACCATGACCACGGCGCGGCGCAGGTCTGCCGGGTCGACGGAGCGCACGTCCACGCCGTCGAGGCGCACGGCGCCGCGGCGCACGTCGTAGAACCGCGCCACCAGCTTGGCCACCGTCGACTTCCCGGCCCCTGTGGACCCGACCAGCGCCACGGTCTGCCCGGCGGGGACGTGCACGTCCACGTCGTGCAGCACGTCGGGCCCGTCGGCGTAGCCGAAGGTCACGTGGTCGAGCACCAGCTCGCCGCGCGGGCGCTCGAGCGCGACGGGTGCGGCCGGGTCGGTCAGCCGCGGCTCCTCGACCAGCAACGCGGCGAGCTTCTCCAGCGCCGCCTGCGCGGACTGGAAGGAGTTGTAGAACATGCCGACGTCGCGCAGCGGCGTGAAGAAGCGCCGCGCGTACAGCACCGCCGCCACCAGCACGCCCACCGCCAGCTGCCCGTCCAGCGCGCGCAGACCGCCGATGAGCAGCACCGCGGCCACCGTCACGTTGCCGATCATGGTGAGCCAGAGGTCGAAGACGCCGTTGACCCGCAGCGCCTTGTCGGTCACCGAGCGGTACTCCTCGGCGAGGTCGGCGTAGGAGTCGGCCACCGGGCGCTCGCGCCGGAACGCCTGCACGGCGCGCACCCCGGTCATCGTCTCGACGAACGCCACGATCACCCGGGCCGCCACCACGCGGGTGCGCCGGTACTGCTCCTGCGAGCGCCGCTGGAACCACCGCGTCAGCACCACCCCGGGCACCACCGCCACCAGCAGCACCGCCCCGGAGCGCCAGTCGAGCACCGCCAGCAACACCGCCGTGAGCAGCATCGACGTGGCGCTGGTGGCGAGCGTGGTGACACCGCCGTCGAGCAGCTCGCGCACGGCCTCCAGGTCGGAGGTCTGGCGGGAGATGATCCGGCCCGACGTGTACCGCTCGTGGAACTCCAGGTCCAGCCGCTGGGTCTGGCGGAACACCCGGCGGCGCAGGTCGAGCAGCACCGCCTGGCTGGCCGCCGCGGACTGCCGGACGACGGCGGCCGAGAGCGTCCCGCCGAGCACCGCCGCCACGAGGTAGCCGCAGCCGACGAGGACCAGCGGCACGGCGTCACCGCGCCGCAGGGCCGGCAGGCCCGCGTCGATGCCGGCCGCCACCAGCGCCGGGCCCGCGACCACCGCGGCCTGGCTGACCACCACCAGCACCACCAGCAGCCACACCCGGGCGCGCACGGGCCGCAGCACCGAGCGCAGCAGCGGCAGCGACTGGCCGCGCTCGTCGTCGTCCTGGTCCTGGCCGGCGGGCCGGGTCGTGGCAGCGGCAGCGGCGCTCACGCGGCGTCCTCGTCGTCGTCCTCGTCGTCCTCGGTGCCCTCCAGGGCGGTGAGCACGTAGCGGTAGTGGGGGTGCTCCCGCAGCAGCTCGTCGTGCGTGCCGACCCCGGTGATGCGCCCGCCCTCCAGCACGGCCACCCGGTCGGCCAGGGCCACGGTGGAGGTGCGGTGGGCGACGACGAGCGTGGTGGTGCCCGCCAGCACGTCGCGCAGCCGCTCGGTGACCACGGCCTCGGTGGTGACGTCGAGGGCGGACAGCGGGTCGTCCAGCACCAGCACGCTGGGGTGAGCGGCCACCGCCCGCGCCAGGGCCAGGCGCTGGCGCTGCCCGCCGGACAGGCTCAGGCCCTCCTCGCCCACCCGCGTGTCGACGCCGTCGGGCAGGCGCTGCACGAAGTCGGCACTGGCCACCCGCAGGGCCTCGGCCAGCAGGCGCGCCCGCTCGGCCTCGTCCGGACCCGACGGGCCGGTGGGCAGCCCGAGCAGCACGTTCTCGGCCACGGACTCCGAGAACAGCACCGGGTCCTCGAAGGCCACGGCGACGGCGGAGCGCACGTCCTCGCGGCGCAGGTCCCGCACGTCGACGCCGTCCAGCAGCACCTGACCCTCCGTCGGGTCGACCAGGCGCGGCACCAGCTGGGCGAGCGTGGTCTTGCCGCTGCCGGTCAGGCCCACCAGCGC harbors:
- a CDS encoding pyridoxal phosphate-dependent aminotransferase; the protein is MSSAVRQADRLRTVRYDIRGPLLRRAREIEAAGHEVIKLNIGNPAAWGLHAPDGVVRGLVEHINDAEGYSDARGILTAREAVSDYYTGRGVIGVGPDHVMLGNGVSELIVMTLQALLDPGDQVLVPSPDYPLWTGAVRLSGGTAVHYRCDEEDGWQPDVADVAAKVTPATKALVLINPNNPTGAVYSRETLLALLDVARQHGLLVLADEIYDHILFAGDDGTVVHEHAAALAPDLVVLTLCGLSKNHRAAGFRSAWLAISGPRERASDYLDGLELLANMRMCPNVPAQHAVASALADRASIDPLLAPGGRLREQRDHALRRLRAIPGVSCVEPRGALYLFAKLDREVYPVDDDEALVMDLLNAEHLLVTHGTGFNLPTPDHLRMVFLAPVDVLDDAADRLERFLAGRRR
- a CDS encoding organic hydroperoxide resistance protein — translated: MTTQLEKTIYTAEALSTGSGRSGQVRTSDGTLDLQLAPPKEAGGSGEGTNPEQLFAAGYAACFHSALLGQARQRKVSVEGSSVGAQVSLGPVEGGGYGLAVHLEVTIPELDHVQAQELADAAHQVCPYSNATRGNIEVTVTVSDD
- a CDS encoding MarR family winged helix-turn-helix transcriptional regulator, encoding MSGTQDDDSGSGRTAAAAPERVALEARVLAEQEAVQHLALRSVLDDLLTLPLTIVQLKCLLVVLADGASTGGALCTRLGLSAPTVSGVVDRLVEAGYLQRRPDPDDRRVVRLDPTPRTLEWADGMARSFQARSAEVTAQLSDTELRHLAIGTAAVRRVLERQIPLPERPSTTRHPGGTP
- a CDS encoding general stress protein, which translates into the protein MTQTTDTPLVPAANDGSEQLVGRYREYVEAQHAVDALSDAGFPVGSVRIVGRDVTIVEQVTGRLTKARATGLGAASGAWFGLFIGLLMGLFAVGGFFTLLLVGLVIGAFWGAVFGFFGHLATGGQRDFSSVRGLAAGSYDVVTDAGLGDRARAVLAGPTAA
- a CDS encoding GNAT family N-acetyltransferase produces the protein MPTQAVVDEPSDHDATAVGAVHLRSWHETYDHAPGLDAAWVDEHVGPMASPAADEFRRAVFAAQRADPSRTLYRVARAGGEVVGFVHASVQQHQDDDDEVRLEGLYLLCSEHGTGLADRMLGEALAWAGARAVVLEASPLSVRSVPFYRRHGFEPTGETGLFRDRVPTVSLRRAAPDRGRPRT
- a CDS encoding VOC family protein, whose protein sequence is MPITTTGFSHVRLTVRDIAVSRRFYDAVFGWEVAFEVPADADQATRDQLWFVFDGVIYSTPGGLLGLRPVAPGDDSFSEDRVGLDHLSFAVASRADLDDAVAVLDAAGVAHGGVKDAGAMHLLEFRDPDGIALELVATKG
- a CDS encoding LysE family translocator, with the protein product MIPLDHVLAFVVASVLLVVIPGPSVLFVLGRSIAHGRRAGVLSVLGNALGTVPAVLAVAFGVGAVVAASVVAFTVLKLAGAAYLVWLGVQAVRHRHDHARVEAPRPATTAQLLRQGFVVGATNPKTIAFFVAVLPQFVAVDAGPVWAQLLVLGVVFQVVAVVSDSAWALAAGTARAWFARSPQRMSTLSGTGGVMMIGLGGTLALSGSKH
- a CDS encoding phosphotransferase family protein, whose translation is MTRQKAAGQAYGAQVDGQPVTSDDALRATVRRLLPGTTASDAGAAEVVRGEFHDVVLLPGRAAVKVARGLAAQHLERRTALLHALSGAGLPFGVPRPLSEVVRTGPATAAVALSWVPGDVAPAGSGGPARVEQLQRLLRALAEVDVSPAGPVGRHLDVPHAYAGRERWAERMEQVVALLPEDLRADGAARLRAARDLPPVAPGLVHGDLAGHNLRWRADGTLAGVIDWDLAAAWDPAVDVGCLVWFGWDTVDAVCTSLGGAWPAAAARARTWCATFRLEGVAALLDDDAPADVVAERLGRLVAALRSERGT
- a CDS encoding phosphotransferase enzyme family protein — encoded protein: MARSATGPAVDEGRLAAVVRSRWGLPGARVLPLGGGMNSRTWVVEVTAVCGRVGRWVAKQVTPDQHDPFVRGLRAAALVDGAGVRTGPPRPTEGGADHADLPGGPLALLRWVDGAPLEVDDDDAPALMGSTLGAAHRVLRGEGDASAAGFPPWPDLLGEHLDVEPWVRPAVTGALGAYRALLADDGDTGPLEVGLLHADPAPDAFLRPAVPGGGTCGLIDWSSAEHGPLLYDVASAVMYVGGLERGRSLVEAYAAATAPGSDAALLLPRVEVLLQLRQAVQAAYFARRLAVDDRTGIDGPEGNLEGLHHARDYFADLA
- a CDS encoding ABC transporter ATP-binding protein — encoded protein: MSAAAAATTRPAGQDQDDDERGQSLPLLRSVLRPVRARVWLLVVLVVVSQAAVVAGPALVAAGIDAGLPALRRGDAVPLVLVGCGYLVAAVLGGTLSAAVVRQSAAASQAVLLDLRRRVFRQTQRLDLEFHERYTSGRIISRQTSDLEAVRELLDGGVTTLATSATSMLLTAVLLAVLDWRSGAVLLVAVVPGVVLTRWFQRRSQEQYRRTRVVAARVIVAFVETMTGVRAVQAFRRERPVADSYADLAEEYRSVTDKALRVNGVFDLWLTMIGNVTVAAVLLIGGLRALDGQLAVGVLVAAVLYARRFFTPLRDVGMFYNSFQSAQAALEKLAALLVEEPRLTDPAAPVALERPRGELVLDHVTFGYADGPDVLHDVDVHVPAGQTVALVGSTGAGKSTVAKLVARFYDVRRGAVRLDGVDVRSVDPADLRRAVVMVTQEAYLFSGSVADNIAVGRPGATRAEVEAAGRAVGVHDLVTTFPAGYDTPVDSRGVRLSAGQRQLVSFARAFLADPAVLVLDEATSSLDVPGEQHVQEALERLLADRTAVVVAHRLSTVMTADRVLVVEGGRVVEDGSPAELVAAGGRFARLHEDWQASITAAA